The proteins below come from a single Labilithrix sp. genomic window:
- a CDS encoding F0F1 ATP synthase subunit alpha: MAEDLQETVRRVGAAIGRTVDTFAPSVIAREEGRVVHAADGVLRIAGLPSAALEEVVEVGRGSHALVLGLASHSVQAVALDAAATIGEGDPVRLTGRVASIDVGDALLGRVVDALGRPLDGRPLQGRRVTAPIERAAPSIDQRAAVHAPLLTGTLAIDAMLPIGRGQRELIVGDEGTGKTTIAKDAMLRQRGTDVVCVYCAIGRRRAETWLVAEALRRAGGRWVIVSAPEDASAGLRYLAPYAATAVAEHFTYRGEHALVVYDDLSAHSVAWRELSLLLRRPPGREAYPGDVFYLHARLLERAAQLSPALGGGSLTALPIATLEGGRLGGYIPTNLVSITDGQIVLSAGLFAAGQRPAIDVGTSVSRVGAKAQPQALRQLAGRLRLDYASFLELEAFSRLGTRLEESTARRLALGGRLRALLNGRPAAPLSLFEETTRLALASDHDLLLKLPADRVLDVATHLAVAAARALPSVATVVEKDGVLPEAGRQELAAFLRANVSTFHPEVSSDD; encoded by the coding sequence ATGGCTGAGGACCTGCAGGAGACGGTGCGCCGCGTCGGAGCGGCGATCGGGCGGACGGTCGATACGTTCGCGCCGTCGGTGATCGCGCGCGAGGAAGGGCGCGTCGTTCACGCGGCGGACGGCGTCCTCCGCATCGCCGGGCTCCCGTCCGCCGCGCTCGAGGAGGTCGTCGAGGTGGGGCGCGGTTCGCACGCGCTCGTGCTCGGGCTCGCGAGCCACTCCGTGCAGGCCGTCGCGCTCGACGCCGCCGCGACGATCGGGGAGGGCGATCCGGTGCGCCTCACCGGCCGCGTCGCGTCGATCGACGTCGGCGACGCGCTCCTCGGCCGCGTCGTCGATGCGCTCGGTCGTCCGCTCGACGGGCGGCCGCTCCAGGGGCGACGCGTCACCGCTCCGATCGAGCGCGCGGCGCCGTCGATCGATCAGCGCGCCGCGGTCCACGCGCCGCTCCTCACCGGCACGCTCGCGATCGACGCGATGCTCCCGATCGGCCGCGGCCAGCGCGAGCTCATCGTCGGCGACGAAGGGACGGGGAAGACGACGATCGCGAAGGACGCGATGCTCCGCCAGCGCGGCACCGACGTCGTCTGCGTCTACTGCGCGATCGGCCGTCGCCGCGCCGAGACGTGGCTCGTCGCCGAAGCGCTGCGGCGCGCGGGGGGACGCTGGGTGATCGTCTCGGCGCCGGAGGACGCGAGCGCCGGGCTCCGCTACCTCGCGCCGTACGCCGCGACCGCGGTCGCGGAGCACTTCACGTACCGCGGCGAGCACGCGCTCGTCGTCTACGACGACCTCAGCGCGCACTCGGTCGCGTGGCGCGAGCTCTCGCTCCTCTTGCGCCGCCCGCCCGGACGCGAGGCCTATCCCGGCGACGTCTTCTATCTGCACGCGCGTCTCCTCGAGCGCGCGGCGCAGCTCTCGCCCGCGCTCGGCGGCGGATCGCTCACCGCGCTCCCGATCGCGACGCTGGAGGGAGGACGGCTCGGCGGCTACATCCCGACGAACCTCGTCTCGATCACGGACGGTCAGATCGTCCTCAGCGCGGGGCTCTTCGCAGCGGGGCAGCGTCCGGCGATCGACGTCGGCACCTCGGTGAGCCGCGTCGGCGCGAAGGCGCAGCCGCAGGCGCTCCGCCAGCTCGCGGGTCGCCTCCGCCTCGACTACGCGTCGTTCCTCGAGCTCGAGGCGTTCTCGCGCCTGGGGACGCGGCTCGAGGAGAGCACCGCGCGCCGCCTCGCGCTCGGCGGTCGGCTGCGCGCGCTCCTGAACGGCCGCCCCGCCGCGCCGCTCTCGCTCTTCGAAGAGACGACGCGCCTCGCGCTCGCCTCCGATCACGATCTCCTCTTGAAGCTCCCGGCCGATCGCGTGCTCGACGTCGCGACGCACCTCGCCGTCGCCGCCGCGCGCGCGCTCCCGTCGGTCGCCACCGTCGTCGAGAAGGACGGCGTCCTCCCCGAGGCAGGACGGCAAGAGCTCGCCGCGTTCTTGCGCGCGAACGTCTCGACCTTCCATCCGGAGGTGTCGTCCGATGATTGA
- the atpD gene encoding F0F1 ATP synthase subunit beta, whose amino-acid sequence MRPRTDGRIAAVHGGVVDVRVERSAPPAVREGLRVAGSGAMLEVQAHLEPGLVRTLALAPTRGLSRGAAVEATGSPLTVPVGRALLGRVVDATGQPLDGGPPVKTSEQKPIHRAPPELHLHETKLEPMWTGIKIVDLLCPFARGGKTGLFGGAGVGKTLLLMELVDAVVAQYQGVAVFAGIGERIREGHELWRDFERGGVLDRAVMVFGQMDAPPGTRLRVPHAALTIAEHFRDSERRDVLLLVDNIFRFVQAGMETSALLGRLPSRVGYQPTLATEIAEVEERIASTADGAITSVQAVYVPADDLHDPGAAAVTAHLDVRVVLQRSLAAAGLYPAVDAVSSQSRLSSPEVLGARHYEVGEQVRSAIARYRELQDVIAMLGLDELSPEDRALVRRARRLEKFLTQPFKVSEPFTGRRGARVPIERTIEGCAAILNGELDDVEEDRLYMIGALDDLEVT is encoded by the coding sequence GTGCGCCCAAGGACCGACGGGAGGATCGCGGCGGTGCACGGAGGCGTCGTCGACGTCCGCGTCGAGCGCTCCGCACCACCGGCCGTGCGCGAGGGACTCCGCGTCGCCGGCAGCGGCGCGATGCTCGAGGTCCAGGCGCACCTCGAGCCGGGGCTCGTCCGCACCCTCGCGCTCGCGCCGACCCGAGGCCTCTCGCGCGGCGCGGCGGTCGAGGCGACCGGCTCGCCGCTCACCGTGCCGGTGGGACGCGCGCTCCTCGGCCGCGTCGTCGACGCGACGGGGCAGCCGCTCGACGGCGGGCCCCCCGTGAAGACGAGCGAGCAGAAGCCGATCCACCGCGCGCCGCCGGAGCTGCACCTCCACGAGACGAAGCTCGAGCCGATGTGGACCGGGATCAAGATCGTCGATCTGTTGTGCCCCTTCGCGCGCGGCGGTAAGACCGGGCTCTTCGGCGGCGCCGGCGTCGGCAAGACGCTCCTCCTGATGGAGCTCGTCGACGCCGTCGTCGCGCAGTACCAGGGCGTCGCCGTGTTCGCCGGCATCGGCGAGCGCATCCGCGAGGGCCACGAGCTCTGGCGCGACTTCGAGCGCGGCGGCGTGCTCGACCGCGCGGTCATGGTCTTCGGGCAGATGGACGCCCCGCCGGGCACGCGCCTCCGCGTCCCGCACGCGGCGCTGACGATCGCCGAGCACTTCCGCGACAGCGAGCGGCGCGACGTCCTCCTCCTCGTCGACAACATCTTCCGCTTCGTCCAGGCCGGCATGGAGACCTCCGCGCTGCTGGGCCGGCTCCCGTCGCGCGTCGGCTACCAACCGACGCTCGCGACCGAGATCGCGGAGGTCGAGGAGCGGATCGCGTCGACCGCGGACGGCGCGATCACGTCGGTGCAGGCGGTCTACGTGCCGGCCGACGACCTCCACGATCCCGGCGCCGCCGCCGTCACCGCGCACCTCGACGTGCGCGTCGTCCTCCAGCGCTCGCTCGCCGCCGCGGGCCTCTACCCCGCCGTCGACGCAGTGAGCTCGCAGTCGCGCCTCTCGTCGCCGGAGGTGCTCGGCGCGCGGCACTACGAGGTCGGCGAGCAAGTCCGCTCCGCGATCGCGCGCTACCGCGAGCTCCAGGACGTCATCGCGATGCTCGGGCTCGACGAGCTCTCGCCCGAAGACCGCGCGCTCGTCCGCCGCGCGCGCCGGCTCGAGAAGTTCCTCACCCAGCCGTTCAAGGTCTCGGAGCCGTTCACCGGCCGGCGAGGCGCGCGCGTCCCGATCGAGCGCACGATCGAGGGCTGCGCCGCGATCCTGAACGGCGAGCTCGACGACGTCGAGGAGGACCGCCTCTACATGATCGGCGCCCTCGACGACCTGGAGGTGACGTGA
- a CDS encoding universal stress protein gives MRRIEMILVPIDFGPPSDHALDFAVDLAESLDAKVHVISAFQLPIVGFPDGVLVASADVATRLVQSTEAALKRAAERHRDRKVVLTTHIEQGDPREVILSVAKDVRADLIVMGTHGRKGLARALVGSVAEAVLRTAEVPVVTVH, from the coding sequence ATGCGCCGCATCGAAATGATCCTGGTCCCCATCGATTTCGGCCCTCCGAGCGATCACGCGCTCGACTTCGCGGTCGACCTCGCCGAGTCGCTCGACGCGAAGGTGCACGTCATCTCCGCGTTCCAGCTCCCGATCGTCGGGTTCCCGGACGGTGTGCTCGTCGCCTCGGCGGACGTGGCGACGCGCCTCGTGCAGTCGACGGAGGCCGCGCTGAAGCGTGCGGCGGAGCGGCATCGCGATCGCAAGGTCGTGCTCACGACCCACATCGAGCAAGGCGATCCGCGCGAGGTCATCCTCTCGGTCGCGAAGGACGTCCGCGCGGACCTCATCGTGATGGGCACGCACGGCCGCAAGGGCCTCGCGCGCGCGCTGGTGGGGAGCGTCGCCGAGGCCGTGCTGCGCACCGCCGAGGTCCCGGTCGTCACGGTCCATTGA
- a CDS encoding CBS domain-containing protein — MSPSLSAYRHARVIVQSRHATAVEAALAMKTNEIGCVLVSDGRSVVGLVTDRDLALRVVAEGRDPRATQLGDIMSTPVTSLDAKAPHADAIRLMRERNIRRVPLVEGRRVVGMATLDDLILEGAATPAELTAVVEAQIAEGGPARTRRFDEWTSLKRRHSRALGTKAKLLARIRDRAGVETNDQAERALDVVLESIVRGLPPGLAASYIARLPVALRSRLRELDPASAACPSRKRLDARMARELGLERARASQITGVVVDALTDFVHATDPIGRRLPEGVRAILAPGG, encoded by the coding sequence ATGAGCCCCTCGCTCTCCGCCTACCGCCACGCCCGCGTCATCGTGCAGAGCCGGCACGCGACCGCGGTCGAGGCCGCGCTCGCGATGAAGACCAACGAGATCGGCTGCGTCCTCGTCAGCGACGGCCGCTCCGTCGTCGGCCTCGTCACCGATCGCGACCTCGCGCTGCGCGTCGTCGCGGAAGGACGCGATCCGCGCGCGACCCAGCTCGGCGACATCATGTCCACCCCCGTCACGTCGCTCGACGCGAAGGCGCCGCACGCGGACGCGATCCGGCTCATGCGCGAGCGCAACATCCGCCGCGTGCCGCTCGTCGAAGGAAGACGTGTCGTCGGGATGGCGACCCTCGACGACCTGATCCTCGAAGGAGCCGCGACCCCCGCGGAGCTCACCGCGGTGGTAGAGGCGCAGATCGCGGAGGGCGGGCCGGCGCGCACCCGTCGCTTCGACGAGTGGACGTCCTTGAAGCGGCGGCACTCGCGCGCGCTCGGGACGAAGGCGAAGCTCCTCGCGCGCATCCGCGACCGCGCGGGCGTCGAGACGAACGACCAGGCGGAGCGCGCGCTCGACGTCGTCCTCGAGTCGATCGTGCGTGGCCTGCCGCCCGGCCTCGCCGCGAGCTACATCGCGCGCCTCCCGGTCGCGCTCCGCAGCCGCTTGCGCGAGCTCGATCCCGCGTCGGCGGCGTGCCCCTCGCGGAAGCGCCTCGACGCGCGCATGGCACGCGAGCTCGGGCTCGAGCGGGCGCGCGCGAGCCAGATCACCGGCGTCGTCGTCGACGCGCTCACCGACTTCGTCCACGCCACCGATCCGATCGGTCGCCGTCTGCCGGAGGGCGTGCGCGCGATCCTCGCCCCGGGAGGATAG
- a CDS encoding acyltransferase family protein translates to MLDAVARRLRVEVTGAERLPPGRGLIVANHAFGFWDLALALARIRALTGREVWSLGEHLWWQIPIVRRIAREAGIVDGTPENADALLREDKLVLVLPGGLREALKPRELRYRLLWGRRYGFVRAAMRNDAPIIPLACIGGDDLFDIVGDAYARGRRWHLGIPLPRPAHLLPILHPTQLRFMVGEPIPVTHRGSESDARAVRSLRREVEGAIHEMLEDELSRRAGFPVTTPPHPPANTAPEPIT, encoded by the coding sequence TTGCTCGACGCCGTCGCGCGCCGTCTTCGTGTGGAGGTGACCGGCGCCGAGCGGCTCCCGCCGGGCCGAGGTCTCATCGTCGCGAACCACGCGTTCGGTTTCTGGGACCTGGCGCTCGCGCTCGCGCGCATTCGAGCGCTGACGGGCCGTGAGGTCTGGTCGTTGGGTGAGCATCTCTGGTGGCAGATCCCGATCGTGCGTCGCATCGCGAGGGAGGCGGGCATCGTCGACGGGACGCCCGAGAACGCCGACGCGCTCCTGCGGGAGGACAAGCTCGTGCTGGTGTTGCCGGGCGGGCTTCGCGAGGCGTTGAAGCCCCGCGAGCTTCGTTATCGGTTGCTATGGGGTCGCCGCTACGGCTTCGTGCGAGCCGCGATGCGCAACGACGCCCCCATCATCCCGCTCGCGTGCATCGGCGGCGACGACCTGTTCGACATCGTCGGCGACGCGTACGCCCGCGGCCGCCGCTGGCATCTCGGCATCCCGCTCCCGCGCCCGGCGCATCTGCTTCCCATCCTGCATCCGACGCAGCTCCGCTTCATGGTCGGCGAGCCCATCCCGGTGACCCACCGCGGCAGCGAAAGCGACGCCCGCGCAGTCCGCAGCCTCCGCCGCGAAGTCGAAGGCGCCATCCACGAAATGCTCGAAGACGAGCTCTCCCGCCGCGCCGGCTTCCCAGTCACGACGCCCCCACACCCACCCGCGAACACCGCCCCAGAACCCATCACATGA
- a CDS encoding universal stress protein has protein sequence MNPFRHILVPVDFGDASEHAVDLALTLGTRFDAKVTLLHVSWMPPYYYSAYAEGVSFPIDEMETKGKAMLDQAFAKAVERYKRVETMMLPGDPWEKILEAVKSTGADLIVMGTHGRRGVVRVVLGSVAEKVVRHSPVPVLTVGPRR, from the coding sequence ATGAACCCGTTCCGTCACATCCTGGTCCCGGTCGACTTCGGCGATGCTTCGGAGCACGCGGTCGACCTCGCGCTCACGCTCGGCACGCGCTTCGACGCGAAGGTCACGCTCCTCCACGTGTCGTGGATGCCGCCCTACTACTACTCGGCGTACGCGGAGGGCGTCTCGTTTCCGATCGACGAGATGGAGACGAAGGGGAAGGCGATGCTCGACCAGGCGTTCGCGAAGGCGGTGGAGCGCTACAAGCGCGTCGAGACGATGATGCTGCCCGGCGATCCGTGGGAGAAGATCCTCGAGGCGGTGAAGAGCACCGGCGCGGATCTGATCGTGATGGGGACGCACGGCCGTCGCGGCGTCGTGCGCGTGGTCCTCGGGAGCGTCGCCGAGAAGGTCGTCCGGCACTCGCCGGTCCCGGTCCTGACCGTCGGTCCACGGCGATGA
- a CDS encoding AtpZ/AtpI family protein → MTSHEDLARGAAKKAERLARARRMRTDLWTSLVRVVGLGWVLVLPLALGAAGGRLVAEWLDRPRLALVGVGLGLAAGAYGVYAQVKRGLESDDERSDEP, encoded by the coding sequence ATGACATCGCACGAGGACCTCGCGCGCGGGGCGGCGAAGAAGGCCGAGCGGCTCGCGCGCGCGCGCCGCATGCGCACCGATCTCTGGACGTCGCTCGTGCGCGTGGTGGGGCTCGGCTGGGTGCTCGTGCTGCCGCTCGCGCTCGGCGCCGCGGGCGGCAGGCTCGTCGCAGAGTGGCTCGATCGCCCTCGCCTCGCGCTCGTCGGCGTCGGGCTCGGGCTCGCCGCCGGCGCCTACGGCGTCTACGCGCAGGTGAAGCGCGGGCTCGAGAGCGACGACGAGAGGAGCGACGAGCCATGA
- a CDS encoding F0F1 ATP synthase subunit A → MNPFPRALASAGPFVMTDSMLVMLVISILLLAAGLVALRIPRARHALEIGYEVLERSIVTSTSADVRALVPLIVTIWVFLGVANVISLVPGVATPTRDLSLAASLALISFFAGHVHAVRTHGLAYLRHYIEPTPFLLPFNIIGELGRTIALALRLFGNMLSGQLVIAIVVYLAGLLIPVPLMLLGVLTGLVQAYIFGVLTLVFAASSLRETSQHVRKEVT, encoded by the coding sequence ATGAACCCGTTTCCGCGAGCGCTGGCGTCGGCGGGGCCGTTCGTCATGACCGACAGCATGCTCGTCATGCTCGTGATCTCGATCCTCCTCCTCGCCGCGGGCCTCGTCGCGCTCAGGATCCCGCGCGCGCGTCACGCGCTCGAGATCGGGTACGAGGTGCTCGAGCGATCGATCGTGACGTCCACCTCCGCCGACGTCCGCGCGCTCGTCCCGCTCATCGTGACGATCTGGGTCTTCCTCGGCGTCGCGAACGTCATCAGCCTCGTGCCCGGCGTCGCGACGCCGACGCGTGACCTCTCGCTCGCGGCGTCGCTCGCGCTCATCTCCTTCTTCGCGGGGCACGTCCACGCCGTCCGCACGCACGGCCTCGCCTACCTCCGCCACTACATCGAGCCGACCCCGTTCCTGCTCCCGTTCAACATCATCGGAGAGCTCGGACGAACGATCGCGCTCGCGCTGCGCCTGTTCGGCAACATGTTGTCCGGGCAGCTCGTCATCGCGATCGTGGTCTACCTCGCGGGCCTCCTGATCCCGGTCCCCCTGATGCTCCTCGGCGTCCTGACCGGGCTCGTCCAGGCCTACATCTTCGGGGTCCTCACGCTCGTCTTCGCCGCGAGCTCCCTCCGCGAGACGAGCCAACACGTACGAAAGGAGGTCACATGA
- a CDS encoding CBS domain-containing protein, translating to MKIDKLCSRDAVTVPPDAKVVDAARLMRSHHVGAVVVTNPDKRPMGILTDRDIVVGIVAKDVPHFETLDVRDVLTPDPIVALEHEDADAVLARMRRHGIRRVPVVDKEGHLIGVFALDDALTHLASKLGDVTSLLRAEQWREQQRRR from the coding sequence ATGAAGATCGACAAGCTCTGCTCACGTGACGCGGTCACGGTCCCGCCCGACGCCAAGGTCGTCGACGCGGCGCGCTTGATGCGCTCGCATCACGTTGGCGCCGTCGTCGTCACCAACCCCGACAAGCGCCCGATGGGGATCCTCACCGACCGCGACATCGTCGTCGGGATCGTCGCGAAGGACGTCCCCCACTTCGAGACGCTCGACGTGCGCGACGTGCTGACGCCGGATCCGATCGTGGCGCTCGAGCACGAGGACGCCGACGCCGTGCTCGCGCGCATGCGCCGCCACGGGATCCGCCGCGTCCCCGTCGTCGACAAGGAGGGCCACCTCATCGGCGTCTTCGCGCTCGACGACGCGCTCACTCACCTCGCCAGCAAGCTCGGCGACGTCACCTCCCTCCTCCGCGCCGAACAATGGCGCGAGCAGCAGCGGAGGCGCTGA
- a CDS encoding universal stress protein, with protein MSPAENLHPSAGAARTILVGTDFSKSAENAIARAIRIAKDAGATLHVVHASSRLPRALAKALGLSSAALAGRRDDDAGAVALERPRARAIAEGVAARGHHVAGAATSVLRAKARELAADLIVVGARGRSVPDTFVGSTAERIAGSVRVPVLLVRTAPPRTYQEVVIAADASTHLEKAVAAAALVAPGRPFSVVHAYEGTFESTLRLQGASEANIRSYRRECRREAQAAMAARLADAGVDARALVLRHGDPRRVLRREQGIGRVLLVIERGRSMIAHGLMGSITRSVVEHGVADILIV; from the coding sequence ATGAGCCCCGCCGAGAACCTGCACCCGAGCGCAGGCGCCGCGCGCACGATCCTCGTCGGCACCGACTTCTCCAAGAGCGCCGAGAACGCGATCGCGCGCGCGATCCGGATCGCGAAGGACGCCGGCGCGACGCTCCACGTCGTCCACGCGAGCTCGCGTCTGCCGCGGGCGCTCGCGAAGGCGCTCGGCCTCTCGAGCGCCGCGCTCGCCGGACGGCGCGACGACGACGCCGGGGCGGTCGCGCTCGAGCGGCCGCGCGCGCGCGCGATCGCCGAAGGGGTCGCCGCCCGCGGCCACCACGTCGCCGGCGCCGCGACGAGCGTCCTCCGCGCGAAGGCGCGCGAGCTCGCGGCGGACCTGATCGTCGTCGGCGCGCGCGGGCGCTCGGTGCCGGACACGTTCGTCGGCTCGACCGCCGAACGGATCGCCGGCTCCGTTCGCGTCCCCGTGCTCCTCGTCCGAACCGCTCCGCCGCGCACGTACCAAGAGGTGGTCATCGCGGCCGACGCGAGCACGCACCTCGAGAAGGCCGTCGCCGCGGCGGCGCTGGTCGCGCCCGGCCGTCCGTTCTCCGTCGTCCATGCCTACGAGGGGACCTTCGAGTCCACCCTCCGGCTGCAAGGGGCGAGCGAGGCGAACATCCGGAGCTACCGCCGCGAGTGCCGGCGCGAGGCGCAGGCCGCGATGGCAGCCCGCCTCGCGGACGCCGGCGTCGACGCGCGCGCGCTCGTGCTCCGGCACGGCGATCCGCGACGCGTGCTCAGGCGTGAGCAAGGCATCGGACGCGTGCTGCTCGTGATCGAGCGCGGTCGATCGATGATCGCGCACGGGCTGATGGGCAGCATCACGCGCTCGGTCGTCGAGCACGGGGTCGCGGACATCCTCATCGTGTAG
- a CDS encoding CBS domain-containing protein — MQTVRAIIEAEPLWVPDDMPVEQVAAALAERGLGGAPVCTRDGAVVGVISKTDLTEHYGRAEERLARDLMTPHVLTVRADAPLELAIRRMAVENVHQLVVVDERERFAGVVTSMDILRELAGCAVAVTR, encoded by the coding sequence ATGCAAACCGTGCGAGCGATCATCGAGGCCGAGCCGCTGTGGGTGCCCGACGACATGCCGGTCGAGCAGGTCGCGGCGGCGCTCGCGGAGCGAGGGCTAGGCGGCGCGCCGGTGTGTACGCGCGACGGCGCTGTCGTCGGCGTCATCTCGAAGACGGACCTGACCGAGCACTACGGTCGCGCGGAAGAGCGCCTCGCGCGCGACCTCATGACGCCGCACGTCCTCACCGTGCGCGCCGACGCGCCGCTCGAGCTCGCGATCCGGCGGATGGCGGTCGAGAACGTCCATCAGCTCGTCGTCGTCGACGAGCGCGAGCGCTTCGCCGGCGTCGTTACGTCGATGGACATCCTCCGCGAGCTCGCGGGCTGCGCCGTGGCGGTGACGCGATGA
- a CDS encoding F0F1 ATP synthase subunit C produces the protein MTAQDWISIVSIITAGITVAGGSFGAALGEGRALAQGLDAIARQPDSASTITRTLFVGLAMVESSAIYPLVIGLILLFANPFVR, from the coding sequence ATGACCGCCCAGGACTGGATCTCGATCGTCAGCATCATCACCGCCGGCATCACCGTCGCGGGAGGCTCGTTCGGCGCCGCGCTCGGTGAGGGCCGCGCGCTCGCGCAGGGGCTCGACGCGATCGCGCGCCAGCCCGACTCGGCGAGCACGATCACGCGCACGCTCTTCGTCGGCCTCGCGATGGTCGAGTCGTCGGCGATCTACCCGCTCGTCATCGGCCTCATCCTCCTGTTCGCCAACCCGTTCGTGAGGTGA
- a CDS encoding F0F1 ATP synthase subunit gamma: MIDVGTNDVNAVERSIRAVTAIRQVVHAIWAVSRAQLPLVEQAASAAATYQRWVDETVERLAGPPQALEAAATLSVVFGPERPYSSALARRIIEAMPAGDLGIVGERLAEAVRQIPELDARVRFRSPGSVTHDDLHDVALAVARAVLQHGRDSAVVIVHVVDDDARLAVVPLLTAREPVDRPPETFSALGDVVATAITEATKGRLAVAAAETLRAELRARIAAADAARRACDDRRAELDRLLQSGRRETITRELLEIVAGREASWPTA; this comes from the coding sequence ATGATTGACGTCGGGACGAACGACGTGAACGCGGTGGAACGATCGATCCGCGCGGTGACCGCGATCCGCCAGGTCGTCCACGCGATCTGGGCGGTCTCGCGCGCGCAGCTCCCGCTCGTCGAGCAGGCCGCGTCCGCCGCCGCGACGTACCAGCGCTGGGTCGACGAGACGGTGGAGCGGCTCGCCGGTCCGCCGCAGGCGCTCGAGGCCGCGGCGACGCTCAGCGTGGTCTTCGGACCGGAGCGGCCGTACTCGAGCGCGCTCGCGCGGCGCATCATCGAGGCGATGCCGGCGGGGGACCTCGGCATCGTCGGCGAGCGCCTCGCCGAGGCGGTGCGGCAGATCCCGGAGCTCGACGCGCGCGTGCGCTTCCGATCGCCGGGCAGCGTCACGCACGACGATCTCCACGACGTCGCGCTGGCGGTGGCGCGAGCGGTGCTCCAGCACGGGCGCGACTCCGCCGTCGTCATCGTGCACGTCGTCGACGACGACGCACGTCTCGCGGTGGTGCCGCTCCTCACCGCGCGCGAGCCCGTCGATCGACCGCCGGAGACGTTCAGCGCGCTCGGCGACGTCGTCGCGACGGCGATCACGGAGGCGACGAAGGGGCGGCTCGCGGTGGCCGCGGCGGAGACGTTGCGGGCGGAGCTCCGCGCGCGCATCGCGGCGGCGGACGCGGCGCGGCGAGCCTGCGACGACCGCCGCGCGGAGCTCGATCGCTTGCTGCAGTCGGGCCGCCGCGAGACGATCACGCGCGAGCTGCTCGAGATCGTCGCCGGCCGCGAGGCGTCGTGGCCGACGGCGTGA
- a CDS encoding F0F1 ATP synthase subunit delta, whose protein sequence is MGLSFTSLLFETVNFLILVWVLSRFVYRPLKKSLAERRAADERLRVEAEAKRDEATRALEEMREKHKELGELRERVMREAAEDAAAMRARLLAEAKDDTAAARAQGERLLDSEREEARAAVRDLAIRESTHIAARLLAELSPRALDDALVEQLARAVPEHDLRRDGAGRRVSEIELRFARPPAPEAVTRLRKAFADALDADPTIATRQDPALVAGVVATIGEHVLDASIAGNLTALAARARALSEGEGEGATDG, encoded by the coding sequence ATGGGCCTCAGCTTCACGAGTCTCCTCTTCGAGACGGTGAACTTCCTCATCCTCGTCTGGGTGCTCTCGCGCTTCGTCTACCGCCCGCTGAAGAAGAGCCTCGCGGAGCGTCGCGCGGCGGACGAGAGACTGCGCGTCGAGGCGGAGGCCAAGCGCGACGAGGCGACGCGCGCGCTCGAGGAGATGCGAGAGAAGCACAAGGAGCTCGGCGAGCTCCGCGAACGCGTCATGCGCGAGGCGGCCGAGGACGCGGCCGCGATGCGCGCGCGCCTGCTCGCGGAGGCGAAGGACGACACCGCGGCCGCGCGGGCGCAGGGCGAGCGGCTCCTCGACTCGGAGCGGGAGGAGGCGCGCGCGGCGGTGCGCGACCTCGCGATCCGAGAGAGCACGCACATCGCGGCGCGTCTCCTCGCCGAGCTCTCACCGCGGGCGCTCGACGACGCGCTCGTCGAGCAGCTCGCGCGCGCGGTCCCCGAGCACGACCTCCGTCGCGACGGCGCGGGGCGCCGCGTCTCCGAGATCGAGCTGCGGTTCGCGCGTCCGCCCGCGCCGGAGGCGGTCACGCGTCTACGAAAGGCCTTCGCCGACGCGCTCGACGCCGACCCCACGATCGCGACGCGGCAAGACCCCGCCCTCGTCGCCGGCGTCGTCGCGACGATCGGAGAGCACGTCCTCGACGCGTCGATCGCCGGGAACCTCACCGCCCTCGCCGCGCGCGCACGCGCGCTCAGCGAAGGCGAAGGCGAAGGAGCGACCGATGGCTGA